The following are encoded in a window of Bradyrhizobium sp. WBOS07 genomic DNA:
- a CDS encoding ABC transporter ATP-binding protein: protein MTNQSDLVLEVKNLKTVFFTNSGLFRAVDDLSFSVRRGETLAIVGESGCGKSVTALSLMRLVPDPPGRIVGGSVSLEGTDLLALDEAEMRAVRGNRVSMIFQEPMTSLNPVMRIGDQIVEAVRLHRSIPAREAQDIAVEMLRLVRIPEPARRAREYPHQLSGGMRQRAMIAMALACRPALLIADEPTTALDVTIQAQILALILDLQRELGTGLVLITHDLGVVAQTAQRVIVMYAGRKVEEANVEALFASPKHPYTRGLMASIPAVPAPGIVAPARLNEIPGTVPSLVRLPKGCAFAPRCKLAIKRCEAEYPPLADWGGGHLAACWRAEEVSEVA from the coding sequence ATGACGAATCAATCCGATCTCGTGCTCGAGGTGAAGAACCTGAAGACGGTGTTCTTCACCAATTCCGGCCTGTTCAGGGCCGTGGACGACCTCTCCTTCAGCGTGAGGCGCGGCGAGACCCTGGCGATCGTCGGCGAATCCGGCTGCGGCAAGAGCGTCACCGCGCTGTCGCTGATGCGGCTCGTGCCCGACCCGCCCGGCCGCATCGTCGGCGGCTCCGTCTCGCTCGAAGGCACCGATCTGCTGGCGCTGGACGAGGCCGAGATGCGCGCCGTCAGAGGCAACCGCGTCTCCATGATCTTCCAGGAGCCGATGACGTCGCTCAATCCGGTGATGCGGATCGGCGACCAGATCGTCGAAGCCGTGCGGCTGCACCGGAGCATCCCGGCCAGGGAGGCCCAGGACATCGCCGTCGAGATGCTCCGCCTGGTGCGCATTCCCGAACCGGCGCGACGCGCGAGGGAATACCCGCATCAGCTGTCAGGCGGCATGCGCCAGCGCGCGATGATCGCGATGGCGCTGGCCTGCCGGCCGGCGCTGCTGATTGCGGACGAGCCGACCACGGCGCTCGACGTCACCATTCAGGCGCAAATCCTGGCGCTAATCCTCGACCTTCAGAGAGAGTTGGGCACCGGGCTCGTCCTGATCACGCACGATCTCGGCGTCGTCGCCCAGACCGCGCAGCGCGTGATCGTGATGTATGCGGGACGGAAGGTCGAGGAGGCCAACGTCGAGGCGCTGTTCGCCTCGCCAAAGCATCCTTATACGCGCGGGCTGATGGCCTCGATCCCGGCCGTCCCCGCCCCCGGCATCGTCGCGCCGGCGCGGCTCAACGAGATCCCCGGCACGGTGCCGTCGCTGGTGCGGTTGCCGAAGGGGTGCGCCTTCGCGCCGCGCTGCAAGCTCGCCATCAAACGTTGCGAGGCCGAATATCCGCCGCTGGCGGATTGGGGCGGCGGCCATCTCGCCGCCTGCTGGCGCGCGGAAGAAGTCTCGGAGGTGGCATGA
- a CDS encoding 3-keto-5-aminohexanoate cleavage protein: protein MSDKAVITCALNGVLTDPKQHNVPVTPEQMAREAKAAFEAGASVMHIHLRQQAPGKGHLPSWEVSVSREIQQAIREACPGVIINHTSGVSGPNYSGALDCIRETKPEIAACNAGSLNYLKVKADNTWAWPPMMFDNAVEKVKDYLDVMNAVGTIPEFECFDVGIVRCVGMYHQVGMYRGPLEYNFVMGVASGMPADPELLPILIKLKRPEAHFQVTAIGREEIWPLHQRCAELGGHLRTGLEDTFYLADGKKVTSNGQLIEAIAACARRAGRDIASPAEARKIFGTNR, encoded by the coding sequence ATGAGCGACAAGGCCGTCATCACCTGCGCGCTGAACGGCGTGCTCACCGACCCCAAGCAGCACAACGTACCCGTGACGCCCGAGCAGATGGCGCGCGAAGCCAAGGCCGCGTTCGAGGCCGGCGCGTCGGTCATGCACATCCATCTGCGCCAGCAGGCGCCGGGCAAGGGACACCTGCCGTCCTGGGAGGTGAGCGTCAGCAGGGAGATCCAGCAGGCGATCCGCGAAGCCTGCCCCGGCGTGATCATCAACCACACCTCGGGCGTATCGGGGCCGAACTACTCCGGCGCGCTCGACTGCATTCGCGAGACCAAGCCCGAGATCGCTGCCTGCAACGCCGGCTCGCTCAATTACTTGAAGGTGAAGGCGGACAACACCTGGGCCTGGCCGCCGATGATGTTCGACAACGCGGTCGAGAAGGTGAAGGACTATCTCGACGTCATGAACGCGGTCGGCACCATCCCCGAGTTCGAATGCTTCGACGTCGGCATCGTCCGCTGCGTCGGCATGTACCATCAGGTCGGCATGTACAGGGGACCGCTCGAATATAACTTCGTGATGGGCGTTGCCTCCGGCATGCCCGCCGATCCCGAGCTGCTGCCGATCCTGATCAAGCTGAAGCGTCCCGAGGCGCATTTCCAGGTTACCGCCATCGGCCGCGAGGAGATCTGGCCGCTGCACCAGCGCTGCGCCGAGCTCGGGGGACACTTGCGCACGGGGCTCGAGGATACGTTCTATCTCGCCGACGGCAAGAAGGTGACGTCGAACGGCCAGTTGATCGAGGCCATCGCCGCCTGCGCACGGCGGGCGGGCCGCGACATCGCGAGCCCGGCCGAAGCGCGGAAGATCTTTGGGACGAATCGGTAA
- a CDS encoding acetyl-CoA carboxylase biotin carboxylase subunit produces the protein MRNGSVQHRPFFKVLVANRGEIALRVMRSARRLGLGVVAIYSDADRDALHVRQADQAVRVGEALPAQSYLNIPAIIVAAKASGADAVHPGYGFLAENEEFAQACKDAGLVFIGPSPQAIEAMGNKAGAKDLMKKAGVPVVPGYQGAEQGDEIMLAEARKIGFPVMIKAVAGGGGRGMRLVTEAALFPDALRSARSEAKSAFGDPTIILERAIQNPRHIEIQVFGDSHGNAIHLGERDCSVQRRHQKLIEEAPSPAVTPELRARMGEVAVAAVKALRYEGAGTLEFLLDASGEFYFMEMNTRLQVEHPVTEAITGLDLVELQLRVARGEQLPVKQQDIKFSGHAIEVRLCSEDAAHDFMPQSGRMARWQVPDSIRVEHALQSGSEIPPFYDSMIAKVISHGTTREEARGRLIVGLEQLTAFGVTTNQAFLLSCLRHPGFAKGEATTAFIGAHRDELLAPRREAAFDTALAGLLLYVTNPRAPSWQSGRSLSATFPLPAKIEIAGHAHELDITRERDGSYIVATDGRQDRFEIEQLDSDVIRFRHDGVMDSAKFLRDGERLHFQHRGIPLTVSDLTLAAPKAAASNGGDGKVRAALNGRVVAVLVKPGDRVAAGQPVMTLEAMKMEHVHKAGIDGVVAAIDVAEGDQVTTGRIVAEIGA, from the coding sequence ATGAGGAACGGATCAGTGCAGCACCGGCCGTTCTTCAAGGTCCTTGTGGCCAATCGCGGCGAGATCGCACTGCGCGTGATGCGCAGCGCGCGGCGGCTCGGCCTCGGCGTCGTTGCGATCTATTCGGATGCGGATCGCGATGCGCTCCATGTGCGGCAAGCCGACCAGGCCGTGCGCGTCGGCGAAGCCTTGCCGGCGCAGTCCTATCTCAACATCCCCGCGATCATCGTCGCGGCCAAGGCGAGCGGCGCCGATGCCGTCCATCCCGGCTACGGCTTCCTCGCCGAGAACGAGGAGTTTGCGCAAGCCTGCAAGGATGCCGGCCTGGTCTTCATCGGCCCGTCGCCGCAGGCGATCGAGGCGATGGGCAACAAGGCCGGCGCCAAGGATCTCATGAAGAAGGCCGGCGTTCCCGTCGTGCCCGGCTATCAGGGCGCGGAGCAGGGCGACGAAATCATGCTCGCGGAGGCCAGGAAGATCGGCTTCCCCGTCATGATCAAGGCCGTCGCCGGCGGCGGCGGCCGCGGCATGCGGCTCGTCACTGAAGCAGCCTTGTTCCCGGATGCGCTGCGCAGCGCGCGGTCGGAAGCCAAGTCCGCGTTCGGCGATCCCACAATCATCCTCGAACGTGCGATCCAGAATCCACGGCACATCGAGATCCAGGTGTTCGGCGACAGCCACGGCAACGCCATCCATCTCGGCGAGCGCGACTGCTCGGTGCAGCGGCGGCACCAGAAGCTGATCGAGGAGGCGCCATCGCCCGCGGTCACGCCGGAGCTGCGCGCCAGGATGGGTGAGGTTGCGGTCGCTGCGGTGAAGGCGCTGCGCTATGAGGGTGCGGGCACGCTGGAGTTCCTGCTCGATGCCAGCGGCGAATTCTACTTCATGGAGATGAACACGCGTCTTCAGGTCGAGCATCCCGTCACCGAGGCGATCACGGGGCTCGACCTCGTCGAGCTGCAGCTGCGCGTCGCGCGCGGCGAGCAATTGCCGGTGAAGCAGCAGGACATCAAGTTCTCCGGCCATGCCATCGAGGTGCGGTTGTGCTCGGAAGATGCCGCGCATGACTTCATGCCGCAGTCGGGCCGCATGGCGCGCTGGCAGGTGCCTGACAGCATCCGTGTCGAGCATGCACTGCAATCGGGCTCGGAGATTCCCCCGTTCTACGATTCCATGATCGCCAAGGTGATCAGCCATGGCACCACGCGCGAGGAGGCGAGGGGACGGCTGATCGTCGGCCTGGAGCAGCTCACCGCGTTCGGCGTGACGACCAACCAGGCGTTCCTGCTGTCCTGCCTGCGCCATCCCGGCTTTGCCAAGGGCGAGGCCACCACGGCCTTCATCGGAGCGCACCGCGACGAATTGCTGGCGCCGCGGCGAGAGGCGGCATTCGATACGGCGCTCGCGGGACTGCTGCTCTACGTCACCAATCCGCGCGCGCCGTCCTGGCAAAGTGGCCGGAGCCTGTCGGCCACGTTCCCGCTTCCTGCGAAGATCGAGATCGCAGGCCACGCGCACGAGCTTGACATCACGCGCGAGCGTGACGGCAGTTATATCGTGGCGACCGATGGCCGGCAGGACCGGTTCGAGATCGAGCAGCTTGATTCCGACGTGATCCGCTTCCGCCATGACGGCGTGATGGACAGCGCCAAATTCCTGCGCGACGGCGAGCGGCTCCACTTCCAGCATCGCGGTATCCCGCTCACAGTGAGTGACCTGACCCTCGCTGCGCCGAAGGCGGCCGCCAGCAATGGCGGCGACGGCAAGGTCCGCGCGGCCCTGAACGGCCGCGTCGTCGCCGTCCTGGTCAAGCCGGGCGACCGCGTCGCAGCCGGCCAGCCGGTGATGACGCTGGAGGCGATGAAGATGGAGCACGTCCACAAGGCCGGCATCGACGGCGTGGTCGCCGCGATCGACGTCGCCGAGGGCGATCAGGTGACCACGGGCAGGATCGTGGCGGAGATCGGCGCCTAA
- a CDS encoding acyl-CoA carboxylase subunit beta has product MSILENTISPGSAAYQANRDGMLGLIDRMRALEERTRAASAAAKDRFHKRGQLLPRERVALVLDPGALFIELSTLAGYMFDVPDASKSVPGGGVIAGIGFVSGVRCMVSASDSGIDAGALQPFGLDKTLRVQELALENKLPYVQLVESAGANLLRYRVEDFVRGGNIFRNLARLSAAGLPVVTVTHGSSTAGGAYQTGLSDYIVMVRGRTRAFLAGPPLLKAATGEIATEEELGGAEMHTQVSGLGDYLAEDDRDALRIAREIMAALQWERPGRPAPEFKPPRYDQDELLGIMPMDHKRPVDMRQVIARIVDDSDFTEMAPNYGPATVCGHARIEGQAIGIITNNGPLDPAGANKATHFIQACCQTRTPLLYLNNTTGYMVGKAYEEAGMIKHGSKMIQAVTSATVPQITIYCGASFGAGNYGMCGRGFHPRFCFSWPNAKTAVMGGEQAAETMAIVTEAAAARRGKPIEKDKLDAMKAQIIGVFDGQMDVFSTSARVLDDGVIDPRDTRAVLSEVLAICREGDARTPQRMQFSVARP; this is encoded by the coding sequence ATGTCCATTCTCGAAAACACCATCTCCCCCGGCAGCGCCGCCTACCAGGCCAACCGCGACGGCATGCTTGGTCTCATCGACCGCATGCGCGCGCTGGAAGAGCGCACGCGTGCCGCATCTGCCGCGGCGAAGGACCGTTTCCACAAGCGCGGCCAGTTGCTGCCGCGCGAGCGCGTCGCGCTGGTGCTCGATCCCGGCGCGCTCTTCATCGAGCTGTCCACGCTCGCGGGCTACATGTTCGACGTGCCGGACGCGAGCAAGAGCGTGCCCGGCGGCGGCGTCATTGCCGGCATCGGCTTCGTCTCGGGCGTCCGCTGCATGGTCAGCGCCAGCGATTCCGGCATCGACGCCGGCGCGCTGCAGCCTTTCGGCCTCGACAAGACGCTGCGGGTGCAGGAGCTCGCGCTGGAGAACAAGCTGCCTTACGTGCAGCTGGTCGAAAGCGCCGGCGCAAACCTGCTGCGCTATCGCGTCGAGGATTTTGTCCGCGGCGGCAACATCTTTCGCAATCTGGCGCGGCTCTCGGCGGCAGGCCTGCCTGTCGTCACCGTCACGCACGGCTCGTCGACCGCCGGCGGCGCCTATCAGACCGGCTTGTCCGATTACATCGTGATGGTGCGCGGCCGCACCCGCGCCTTTCTCGCGGGGCCGCCGCTGCTGAAGGCCGCGACCGGCGAGATCGCGACCGAGGAAGAGCTCGGTGGCGCCGAGATGCACACGCAGGTCTCAGGCCTCGGTGACTATCTCGCCGAGGACGACCGCGACGCGCTGCGTATCGCGCGCGAGATCATGGCAGCGCTGCAATGGGAGCGGCCGGGCCGGCCGGCTCCGGAGTTCAAGCCGCCGCGCTACGACCAGGACGAACTGCTCGGCATCATGCCGATGGACCACAAACGTCCGGTCGACATGCGCCAAGTGATCGCGCGCATCGTCGATGATTCCGATTTCACCGAGATGGCGCCGAATTACGGCCCGGCCACCGTCTGCGGTCATGCCCGGATCGAGGGACAGGCGATCGGCATCATCACCAACAACGGTCCGCTCGACCCTGCCGGCGCCAACAAGGCGACGCATTTCATCCAGGCCTGCTGCCAGACGCGTACGCCGCTGCTCTATCTCAACAACACCACCGGCTACATGGTCGGCAAGGCGTACGAGGAAGCCGGCATGATCAAGCACGGCTCGAAGATGATCCAGGCGGTCACTTCGGCCACGGTGCCGCAAATCACCATCTATTGCGGCGCTTCCTTCGGCGCCGGCAATTACGGCATGTGCGGCCGCGGCTTCCATCCGCGCTTCTGCTTCTCCTGGCCCAACGCCAAGACCGCCGTGATGGGCGGCGAGCAGGCCGCCGAGACCATGGCCATCGTCACCGAGGCCGCTGCTGCCCGACGCGGCAAGCCGATCGAGAAGGACAAGCTGGACGCGATGAAGGCGCAGATCATCGGCGTGTTCGACGGCCAGATGGATGTGTTCTCGACCAGCGCGCGCGTGCTCGACGACGGCGTGATCGATCCGCGCGACACCCGCGCCGTGTTGTCAGAAGTGCTCGCGATCTGCCGCGAGGGCGATGCGCGCACACCTCAGCGCATGCAGTTTTCGGTGGCCCGCCCATGA
- a CDS encoding AraC family transcriptional regulator — translation MEDKGRESDHLMLITPERVFYAGLLGRPRKRTPGCCHVYVAVKGSLHLTIDDVHTSDELLVTLPNQRHTIASDYRTVISVTLEPESMPDGVIEALATRLRGPDKAAYARKILAAYALLRQRRYGDITTAEFDEMCFGEALPRRVLDPRITRAVARIERFSGEPVTADTCAAEAGLSASRFLHLFKEETGISFRSFRAWKRARHLLHFANQDLNLAHLAQDIGYPDSTHFSHSIRRFYGLKPRAIFVGSRDLAIYRSTETVRLAEAS, via the coding sequence ATGGAAGATAAAGGTCGCGAATCCGACCATCTGATGCTGATCACGCCGGAGCGGGTCTTCTATGCCGGCCTGCTCGGGCGCCCGCGCAAGCGGACCCCCGGCTGCTGCCATGTCTATGTCGCGGTGAAGGGCAGCCTGCATCTGACGATCGACGACGTCCACACCTCGGATGAATTGCTCGTGACCCTGCCGAACCAGCGCCACACCATCGCCAGCGATTATCGCACCGTCATCAGCGTGACGCTGGAGCCCGAAAGCATGCCGGACGGCGTGATCGAGGCCCTCGCCACACGGCTGCGCGGGCCGGACAAAGCCGCCTATGCCCGCAAGATTCTCGCCGCCTACGCGTTGCTGCGCCAGCGCCGCTATGGCGACATCACCACCGCCGAGTTCGACGAGATGTGCTTTGGCGAGGCGCTGCCGCGCCGCGTGCTCGATCCGCGCATCACCCGGGCCGTAGCCCGCATCGAGCGCTTCTCCGGAGAGCCGGTGACAGCCGATACTTGCGCCGCCGAAGCCGGACTGTCCGCCTCGCGTTTCCTGCATCTGTTCAAGGAAGAGACCGGCATCTCCTTCCGCTCCTTCCGCGCCTGGAAGCGCGCGCGGCATCTGCTGCACTTCGCCAACCAGGATCTCAACCTCGCCCATCTCGCGCAGGACATCGGCTATCCCGATTCTACGCATTTCAGCCACTCGATCCGCCGCTTCTACGGGTTGAAGCCGCGCGCGATCTTCGTCGGCTCGCGCGACCTTGCGATCTACCGCAGCACCGAGACGGTGCGGCTGGCGGAGGCGAGCTAG
- a CDS encoding ABC transporter ATP-binding protein, with translation MTEALLEVTDLKKYYPVRAGVLRRQVGTVHSVDGVSFSLQAGETLGLVGESGCGKSTVARSVLRLVEPTSGQIRLDGEDITYLSKSALRPHRRSMQIVFQDPFASLNPRMTAGDIVGEPLIVHGLATGKALEARVAELFEQVGLRPDQMRNFPHQFSGGQRQRICIARALALGPRLIVCDEPVSALDVSIQAQVINLLIDLQRQHGFSYLFIAHDLAVVAHISHRVAVMYLGRIVEIAGKDELFRNPRHPYTQALLASVPIANPLAKKLAPLVDGDVPSPVNPPSGCAFHTRCRFAMERCKIERPALLDAGDGHQVACLLNEGTGRSNATV, from the coding sequence ATGACCGAGGCGCTGCTCGAGGTCACCGACCTCAAGAAATATTATCCGGTGCGCGCCGGCGTGCTGCGGCGACAGGTCGGCACCGTGCATTCGGTCGACGGCGTCTCGTTTTCCCTTCAGGCCGGCGAGACGCTCGGGCTCGTCGGCGAGTCCGGCTGCGGCAAGTCGACGGTGGCGCGCAGCGTGCTGCGCCTGGTCGAGCCGACCTCTGGCCAGATCCGCCTCGACGGCGAGGACATCACGTACCTCTCCAAGTCGGCGCTGCGCCCGCACCGGCGCTCGATGCAGATCGTGTTCCAGGATCCGTTCGCCTCGCTCAATCCGCGCATGACCGCCGGCGACATCGTCGGCGAGCCGCTCATCGTGCATGGTCTCGCGACCGGCAAGGCGCTGGAGGCGCGGGTTGCAGAGCTGTTCGAGCAGGTGGGCTTGCGCCCCGACCAGATGCGCAACTTCCCGCATCAATTCTCCGGCGGCCAGCGCCAGCGCATCTGCATCGCGCGGGCACTGGCGCTGGGGCCCCGCCTGATCGTCTGCGACGAGCCGGTCTCCGCGCTCGACGTCTCGATCCAGGCGCAGGTGATCAACCTTCTGATCGACCTGCAGCGGCAGCACGGCTTCTCCTATCTCTTCATCGCCCACGACCTCGCCGTGGTGGCGCATATCAGCCACCGCGTCGCCGTCATGTATCTCGGCCGCATCGTCGAGATCGCAGGCAAGGACGAGCTGTTCCGCAATCCCAGGCATCCCTACACGCAGGCGCTGCTCGCCTCGGTGCCGATCGCCAACCCGCTGGCGAAGAAGCTCGCGCCGCTGGTCGACGGCGACGTGCCGAGCCCGGTCAATCCACCGTCGGGCTGCGCATTTCACACCCGCTGCCGGTTTGCGATGGAGCGGTGCAAGATCGAGCGGCCGGCCTTGCTGGACGCGGGCGACGGCCACCAGGTGGCGTGTCTGCTCAATGAGGGAACGGGACGGAGCAACGCGACTGTGTAG